A single Vulcanisaeta distributa DSM 14429 DNA region contains:
- a CDS encoding CDC48 family AAA ATPase: MMEGSHADEWIELIVKEAKQRDAQRPIVRVDPEVMRNYGIEPGMILLIEGKRRTAAKVWYGLPEDEGKGIIRMNAIIRKNANVEIDQKVRVKKVEAKRANTIKLAPVNMTISVDQNFVQYTKQKLRDYVLMEGDLVQIQVLGQPLTFQVVQAKPNDAPVIIDEDTNLMIYEKPVENVNIPRVTWEDIGDLKEAKEKIRELVELPLKHPEIFEYLGIEPPKGVLLIGPPGTGKTLLAKAVATETNAYFIAINGPEIVSKYYGESEAKLREIFEEAKKNAPAIIFIDEIDAIAPKREEVTGEVEKRIVAQLLTLMDGLQERGQVIVIGATNRPEAVDPALRRPGRFDREIWINPPDTEGRYEILQVHTRNMPLAKDVDLRKLAEITYGYTGADIAALAREAAMRALRKALQSGILDVNKEDEEIRKDLEKIKVTMNDFLEAMREIVPSALREIHIEIPKVRWSDIGGLEEVKQELREAIEWPLKYPERFRKMGIKPPKGILLFGPPGTGKTLLAKAVATESNANFIAVRGPEILSKWFGESERAIREIFKKARMAAPCVIFFDEIDAIAPARGYAEDSPAMDRIVAQLLAEMDGVSRLDNVVVIAATNRPDIVDPALLRPGRFDRIIYVPPPDLRARFEILKIHTKNMPLAKDVDLMELAKMTEGYTGADIELLAREAGLLAMREVNGAGEVSMKHFIEAMKKIKPSITPEMIKFYEAWYERMKQTLARERQRAPTLYV, from the coding sequence ATGATGGAGGGTAGTCATGCTGATGAGTGGATTGAATTGATAGTTAAGGAGGCGAAGCAGAGGGATGCCCAGAGGCCCATTGTTAGGGTTGATCCTGAGGTCATGAGGAATTACGGCATTGAGCCAGGCATGATACTACTCATTGAGGGTAAGAGGAGGACTGCGGCTAAGGTTTGGTACGGGCTTCCTGAGGATGAGGGTAAGGGCATCATTAGGATGAACGCCATCATTAGGAAGAACGCGAATGTGGAGATTGACCAAAAGGTTAGGGTTAAGAAGGTTGAGGCGAAGAGGGCTAATACCATTAAGCTCGCACCTGTCAACATGACGATAAGCGTTGATCAGAACTTCGTACAATACACAAAGCAGAAGCTTAGGGATTACGTACTAATGGAGGGCGACTTAGTGCAGATACAGGTGCTCGGTCAACCACTAACATTCCAAGTCGTGCAGGCCAAACCAAATGATGCACCAGTGATAATTGATGAGGATACCAACTTGATGATTTACGAGAAGCCCGTTGAGAACGTTAACATACCAAGGGTTACTTGGGAAGACATTGGAGACTTAAAGGAGGCCAAGGAGAAGATTAGGGAGCTTGTTGAGTTACCGCTTAAGCATCCAGAGATATTTGAATACCTTGGTATTGAGCCTCCTAAGGGCGTTTTACTCATTGGTCCCCCTGGAACTGGTAAGACCTTACTGGCTAAGGCGGTTGCGACTGAGACTAATGCGTACTTCATAGCCATTAATGGCCCCGAGATAGTCTCGAAGTATTATGGTGAGTCTGAGGCTAAGTTGAGGGAGATTTTTGAGGAGGCTAAGAAGAATGCTCCTGCCATTATTTTTATTGATGAGATTGATGCTATTGCTCCGAAGAGGGAGGAGGTTACGGGTGAGGTGGAGAAGAGGATTGTGGCGCAGTTATTGACGCTCATGGATGGTTTGCAGGAAAGAGGCCAGGTAATCGTAATAGGAGCAACCAACAGACCAGAAGCCGTAGACCCAGCACTAAGAAGACCAGGAAGATTCGACAGAGAGATCTGGATTAATCCACCGGATACTGAGGGTAGGTACGAAATACTCCAGGTACACACGAGGAACATGCCACTTGCTAAGGATGTCGACTTAAGGAAGTTGGCTGAGATAACCTATGGCTATACCGGCGCCGATATTGCGGCCTTGGCTAGGGAGGCTGCGATGAGAGCCTTGAGGAAGGCTCTTCAGTCCGGTATCCTGGATGTTAATAAGGAGGATGAGGAGATTAGGAAGGATCTTGAGAAGATCAAGGTCACGATGAACGACTTCCTCGAGGCCATGAGGGAGATTGTACCCAGCGCACTCAGGGAGATTCATATCGAGATTCCAAAGGTTAGGTGGAGCGATATTGGTGGCCTTGAGGAGGTTAAGCAGGAGCTTAGGGAGGCCATTGAGTGGCCGTTGAAGTACCCGGAGAGGTTTAGGAAGATGGGTATTAAGCCTCCTAAGGGTATTTTGTTGTTTGGTCCTCCTGGTACTGGTAAGACTCTTTTGGCTAAGGCTGTGGCTACGGAGAGTAATGCGAATTTTATTGCTGTTCGTGGTCCTGAAATACTGAGCAAGTGGTTCGGAGAAAGCGAGAGAGCAATCAGGGAAATATTCAAAAAAGCAAGAATGGCAGCACCATGCGTAATATTCTTCGACGAAATAGACGCAATAGCACCAGCAAGGGGTTATGCGGAGGATTCACCTGCAATGGATAGGATAGTGGCGCAGTTGTTGGCTGAGATGGATGGCGTGTCGAGGCTTGATAACGTGGTTGTTATAGCCGCAACGAATAGGCCCGACATCGTTGACCCAGCACTACTTAGACCGGGCAGGTTCGATAGGATAATTTACGTGCCACCGCCAGACCTTAGGGCTAGGTTCGAAATACTCAAGATACATACCAAGAACATGCCACTTGCTAAGGATGTTGACTTAATGGAGTTGGCGAAGATGACTGAGGGATACACTGGTGCGGATATTGAGCTTTTGGCTAGGGAGGCAGGTTTATTAGCCATGAGGGAGGTGAATGGCGCTGGTGAGGTATCAATGAAGCACTTCATTGAGGCCATGAAGAAGATTAAGCCGTCAATAACGCCTGAGATGATTAAGTTCTATGAGGCCTGGTACGAGAGAATGAAGCAGACGTTGGCGCGTGAGAGGCAGAGGGCGCCAACGCTCTATGTGTAG
- a CDS encoding elongation factor 1-beta produces MAEVYLVYRVTPSKSDVNYEELKNEIKKALEPKYKVDKVEEEDIGFGIKALRVYIRMPEESEEHSSDEVENILSGIEGIGSIELEYFTRLGF; encoded by the coding sequence ATGGCAGAGGTATACCTTGTCTATAGGGTTACGCCGAGTAAGTCGGACGTTAATTATGAGGAGCTGAAGAATGAAATAAAGAAGGCTCTCGAGCCTAAGTACAAGGTGGATAAGGTTGAGGAGGAGGACATAGGCTTCGGCATTAAGGCGCTTAGGGTCTACATAAGGATGCCTGAGGAATCCGAGGAGCACTCCAGCGATGAGGTTGAGAACATACTAAGTGGGATTGAGGGCATTGGCAGTATTGAGCTTGAGTACTTCACCAGGCTCGGCTTCTAA
- a CDS encoding valine--tRNA ligase — protein MEFKPRLQEKRWDISKEVELIRKWEEEGLFDVNIDEKRPTIVIDTPPPYPSGRPHIGGIAHYAQIDMIARFFRMRGYNVIFPFYADRNGLPVEVQVEKTYGINMYEVPREKFLELCRKFLDEYEGEFVSIFRRWGGSFSYWRNGTDSEEYRRVTQETFINLWNRGLIYEASRPTLWCPRCRTALAEAEVEYREEDSYLNYIKFRVKETGEDIIIATTRPELLPATVAVAFNPGDNRYKRLEGLHAIVPPLNQEVPIVSHPSVKPDFGTGLEMISTFGDTRDLMVVNELKLPMKIIVNPDGTLNELAGKYKGLNVREVREVIIKDLQEAGLLVKREPLRHTIPICWRCKTPIEIIVTREYFLKQLQFKDELIKLVQNEMIIKPPEYAQTLIDWIRSLEFDWPISRRRYYGTEIPIWYCIDEEGNAKPIVPKPGKYYRPWKDEPPPEVKEQCPSGKLVGEDRVLDTWFDSSISWIYATGYTKPNIRVFEKVYPHSILRPQGYDIIRTWLYYSVVRAYLLYGKPPFKYVRISGMGLDEKGEAMHKSKGNIIDPIPPVEKYGADAARFWAAASAKLGSDYRYSEQLIRTGHDFAVKLWNIARFVSSFPEVNDNYELTPLDLMILAKLNEVVRASLNAYNEFDVYVPINTLYDFTWHVFADHYLEAVKSRAYNRDGLFTEKQQRGAWFTLYKVLKTVLKLLAPIMPFVTDQIWRSLYGESIHRQLIEDPDPRFDNKEYLNMLEPFMEFNRAIWTYKNKSGLSLNEPIDGVIYAPEVLKPLELELKAMHKIREIRFGKPVGNYEVLSESPPVYLVK, from the coding sequence ATGGAGTTTAAACCCAGGCTTCAGGAGAAGAGATGGGATATCTCAAAGGAGGTAGAGTTGATTAGGAAGTGGGAGGAGGAGGGTTTATTTGATGTTAATATTGATGAAAAGAGACCAACAATAGTAATTGACACGCCACCGCCATACCCATCAGGGAGGCCTCACATAGGTGGCATAGCGCATTATGCCCAAATCGACATGATTGCCAGGTTCTTCAGGATGAGGGGTTACAATGTAATATTCCCATTCTATGCCGATAGAAATGGATTGCCCGTTGAGGTCCAGGTGGAGAAGACGTATGGTATAAACATGTATGAAGTGCCTAGGGAGAAGTTCCTTGAGCTGTGTAGGAAGTTCCTTGATGAGTATGAAGGCGAATTCGTGAGTATATTTAGGCGTTGGGGTGGTTCCTTCAGTTATTGGAGGAATGGCACGGATAGTGAGGAGTACAGGAGGGTTACGCAAGAGACGTTCATTAACCTATGGAATAGGGGCTTGATTTACGAGGCGAGTAGGCCAACCCTATGGTGTCCAAGGTGTAGGACTGCGTTGGCCGAGGCTGAGGTTGAGTATAGGGAGGAGGACTCGTACCTAAACTACATCAAGTTTAGGGTTAAGGAGACCGGTGAGGACATAATCATAGCGACCACAAGGCCTGAGTTATTACCAGCCACTGTTGCCGTCGCCTTCAACCCAGGCGATAATAGGTATAAGAGGTTGGAGGGTTTACACGCCATTGTTCCTCCATTAAACCAGGAGGTCCCCATCGTATCACATCCATCGGTTAAGCCCGACTTCGGCACGGGCCTTGAGATGATAAGTACATTTGGCGATACTCGGGATTTGATGGTTGTTAATGAGTTGAAACTGCCCATGAAGATCATTGTTAATCCAGATGGCACATTGAATGAGTTGGCAGGTAAGTATAAGGGGCTGAATGTTAGGGAGGTTAGGGAAGTGATAATTAAGGACCTTCAGGAGGCTGGTCTGCTCGTTAAGAGGGAGCCTCTTAGACATACAATACCAATTTGCTGGAGGTGTAAGACACCAATAGAAATAATAGTGACTAGGGAGTACTTCCTAAAGCAACTTCAGTTTAAGGATGAACTAATAAAGCTTGTGCAGAACGAGATGATTATTAAACCGCCCGAATACGCACAGACACTTATTGATTGGATTAGGTCTCTCGAGTTTGACTGGCCCATATCGAGGCGTAGATACTACGGTACCGAGATACCAATTTGGTACTGCATTGATGAGGAGGGTAATGCGAAACCCATTGTTCCAAAGCCAGGTAAGTACTATAGGCCGTGGAAGGACGAACCACCACCCGAGGTTAAGGAGCAGTGCCCAAGCGGTAAATTGGTGGGTGAGGATAGGGTGTTGGATACTTGGTTTGACTCATCAATATCCTGGATATACGCCACAGGCTACACCAAGCCCAATATAAGGGTTTTCGAGAAGGTTTACCCACACAGCATACTTAGACCCCAGGGCTATGACATAATCAGGACTTGGCTGTACTACTCCGTGGTTAGGGCATACCTACTCTACGGTAAGCCGCCCTTTAAGTACGTTAGGATAAGCGGCATGGGACTTGATGAGAAGGGCGAGGCCATGCACAAATCCAAGGGTAATATAATAGACCCAATACCGCCAGTGGAGAAGTACGGCGCCGATGCGGCGAGGTTCTGGGCTGCTGCGTCAGCGAAGCTCGGTAGTGATTATAGGTATAGCGAGCAATTAATAAGGACAGGCCACGACTTCGCGGTTAAGTTATGGAATATTGCTAGGTTCGTTTCCTCATTCCCCGAGGTTAATGATAATTATGAATTAACACCACTAGACCTAATGATATTGGCTAAGTTGAACGAAGTTGTTAGGGCCTCCTTAAACGCGTATAATGAGTTTGATGTTTACGTACCCATCAACACGCTTTACGACTTTACATGGCACGTCTTTGCCGATCACTATCTTGAGGCTGTTAAGTCGAGGGCCTATAATAGGGATGGCCTATTCACGGAGAAGCAGCAGAGGGGCGCCTGGTTCACGCTATATAAGGTCTTGAAGACGGTGCTTAAGCTCCTCGCACCCATAATGCCCTTTGTGACGGACCAAATATGGAGGAGCCTATACGGTGAGTCAATACATAGGCAGTTGATTGAGGATCCAGATCCAAGATTCGATAATAAGGAATATCTCAACATGCTTGAGCCATTCATGGAGTTCAACAGGGCAATATGGACGTATAAGAATAAGTCTGGTTTAAGCCTTAATGAGCCCATTGACGGGGTCATATACGCACCTGAGGTCCTTAAGCCCCTGGAGCTTGAGCTAAAGGCTATGCATAAGATTAGGGAGATTAGGTTCGGGAAACCCGTGGGGAACTACGAGGTATTGAGTGAATCACCACCAGTATACCTTGTTAAGTAA
- the nuoH gene encoding NADH-quinone oxidoreductase subunit NuoH: MLGTYMEPVLSIIGSALSWVSGIISSAIQLLYSIINYILSRPDNYIPFLWPIINFLNHVPVINIIVHLIFWRPIFDLLFVPGLVSVTIALIFIIWFERKITAKVQWRIGPLEVSRPIGGFLQPFADLFRYTFQEFVVPIHADRNYFIHAPAIAFILSTLPIFFIPVGPRQFTLPNGAMIEGIYGVYTGYDVLIALALITLFNIAIILIGWASNDRFTYIGTVREALLYTGYEAILILSAVAILLIYGTADPFKIVDWQVTHLPGIIANPLAFLAFLIATLMATSRFPFEIPEADTEIVLGPYTEYSGIVYGLVMTMSYEKLYVLSLLMVLLFLDGWAGPYIPYFGALSPAIWFGIKTYIVMMIMVFTRSVYGRYRPDQALKMSWSSLLGLVMAALILSLVIKVF; encoded by the coding sequence ATGCTGGGTACTTACATGGAGCCCGTATTATCAATAATTGGTTCAGCGCTTAGCTGGGTATCCGGCATCATATCATCGGCTATACAATTACTCTATTCAATAATTAATTACATATTATCAAGGCCCGATAATTACATACCATTCCTATGGCCAATAATAAACTTCCTAAACCACGTACCAGTAATAAACATAATAGTGCACCTCATCTTCTGGAGGCCAATATTTGACCTACTCTTTGTACCTGGCCTAGTTTCGGTGACGATAGCTCTGATCTTCATAATATGGTTTGAGAGAAAGATAACGGCTAAGGTGCAATGGAGGATTGGGCCACTTGAGGTTTCTAGGCCAATAGGCGGTTTTCTCCAACCATTTGCAGACCTATTTAGGTATACGTTTCAGGAGTTTGTGGTCCCTATCCATGCGGATAGGAATTACTTCATTCACGCACCAGCCATAGCATTCATACTATCGACACTACCCATATTCTTCATACCGGTCGGTCCAAGGCAATTTACACTCCCAAATGGCGCAATGATTGAGGGTATTTACGGCGTTTACACGGGCTATGATGTACTGATTGCATTGGCATTAATAACGTTATTTAATATAGCGATAATATTGATTGGTTGGGCTAGTAATGATAGGTTCACGTACATAGGGACGGTGAGGGAGGCATTATTATACACGGGTTATGAGGCGATACTCATATTATCAGCCGTTGCAATACTCCTAATTTACGGAACGGCAGACCCATTCAAGATAGTCGACTGGCAGGTAACGCACCTGCCGGGCATAATAGCAAACCCACTTGCATTCCTCGCCTTCCTAATAGCCACGTTGATGGCCACGTCAAGGTTCCCCTTCGAAATACCAGAGGCTGATACGGAAATAGTCCTTGGCCCATACACGGAATATAGCGGTATTGTGTATGGCTTAGTAATGACGATGAGTTATGAAAAGTTATACGTGTTAAGTCTACTAATGGTTCTATTGTTCCTAGATGGTTGGGCGGGACCATACATACCATATTTCGGAGCTTTGTCACCTGCAATATGGTTTGGTATAAAGACATACATAGTGATGATGATAATGGTTTTCACAAGATCCGTATACGGCAGGTATAGGCCAGATCAGGCGCTGAAAATGAGTTGGTCATCACTGCTCGGGTTAGTAATGGCTGCTTTAATACTCTCCCTCGTAATTAAGGTTTTCTAA
- a CDS encoding MFS transporter — translation MERGLTIVLIASLAFFSVVLVRFSIPSLLPYLIGLNGINTVMGGLIISALWVGYTIFQVIGGLIVDKYGYNVVIYVLILISIINVLYPIIINQYYLLLIVQFIMGSLLAIAYVALISMVLSNYSRGGLGAGIYQSMFFLASSVSIMISPLLFSINRFIPFIAYSIIVISSIIPVAKVPRRGRVGGTIYIGPGNLRILGMGFIRLSSGFSYLGFLSWSTYYVVHVLKVSPSFSGFYAFLASIMGSVGAVIGGYLGDRVGYALPSILSSLLLAIIVSVIPRLSILYLLAFLMLLLGFFYGFYAAPSIAISRLTTNIGATSGFLNFMSQLGGSISPYVIGFLLQYYDFPETLLIIGIASAALVIIGATLLFYKRIT, via the coding sequence ATGGAGAGGGGACTGACAATAGTACTAATAGCATCACTAGCCTTCTTCTCCGTGGTACTCGTGAGGTTCTCCATACCATCACTACTACCATACCTAATTGGGCTGAATGGCATTAATACTGTGATGGGGGGCTTAATAATTTCAGCCCTCTGGGTGGGCTATACGATATTCCAAGTCATAGGCGGATTAATAGTTGATAAGTATGGGTATAACGTCGTAATTTACGTACTAATACTAATCTCAATAATTAATGTCCTCTACCCAATCATAATCAACCAATACTACCTATTATTAATTGTTCAGTTCATCATGGGTTCGCTACTCGCGATAGCTTACGTGGCACTGATAAGCATGGTATTATCGAATTATAGCAGGGGAGGTCTTGGCGCGGGTATTTACCAGAGCATGTTCTTCCTGGCATCATCGGTCTCAATAATGATATCACCACTATTATTCTCGATAAATAGATTCATACCGTTCATTGCATACTCTATCATCGTCATTTCATCAATAATACCAGTGGCTAAGGTACCAAGGCGTGGTAGGGTTGGTGGTACTATTTACATTGGTCCTGGTAACCTGAGGATACTTGGCATGGGGTTCATTAGATTATCCTCGGGCTTCTCATACCTTGGTTTCCTTAGTTGGTCAACTTACTACGTTGTTCATGTGCTTAAGGTTTCACCATCATTTAGCGGCTTTTATGCCTTCCTAGCGTCCATAATGGGGTCTGTGGGTGCCGTGATTGGCGGATACCTTGGTGATAGGGTGGGGTATGCATTACCGAGTATCTTATCCTCATTATTATTAGCGATAATAGTCTCGGTTATACCCAGGCTATCAATTTTATACCTACTGGCATTCCTAATGCTACTCCTGGGCTTCTTCTACGGTTTTTACGCGGCACCCTCAATCGCGATTTCGAGACTCACGACTAACATTGGCGCGACGAGTGGGTTTCTTAATTTCATGAGTCAATTAGGTGGTTCGATATCACCCTATGTAATAGGTTTCCTACTTCAGTATTACGACTTTCCAGAAACATTACTAATTATAGGTATTGCATCGGCAGCGTTGGTGATCATTGGAGCAACCTTATTATTTTACAAAAGAATTACTTAA
- the fen gene encoding flap endonuclease-1 produces MGVTELGKLIPEGVRKTVEFTQLSNRIVALDAYNALYQFLASIRQPDGTPLMDSKGRITSHLSGLLYRTINFLENRIWPVYVFDGKPPEEKTLEIARRRKVREEAMDKWVKLLEEGKREEARKYAQRALFLTDDMVEDAKKLLRLMGIPVVQAMADGEAQAAVIAREGKAWAAGSQDYDSLLFGAPRLVRNLAITGRRKLPNKDEYIEIKPEIIELNEVLKALKLKDRTQLIDLAILLGTDLNPDGVPGIGPQRALRLIQEFGGLEKLLQGPLKNAQFPTDPLKIRDYFLNPPYNPNYKIEFGQPDERGIVEFLVHEHDFNEERVRNAIERLKKAMGKRRESTLDSFFG; encoded by the coding sequence ATGGGCGTTACTGAGCTCGGTAAGTTAATTCCAGAGGGTGTCAGAAAGACCGTAGAGTTCACCCAATTATCAAATAGGATAGTGGCATTGGATGCGTATAATGCACTTTATCAATTCCTAGCGTCAATTAGGCAGCCGGATGGTACACCACTCATGGATTCCAAGGGGAGAATAACGAGCCACCTGAGCGGATTATTATACCGAACAATAAACTTTCTTGAGAATAGGATATGGCCTGTGTACGTATTTGATGGTAAGCCACCTGAGGAGAAGACGCTGGAGATTGCGAGGAGGAGGAAGGTTAGGGAGGAGGCCATGGATAAGTGGGTTAAGTTGCTTGAGGAGGGTAAGAGGGAGGAGGCTAGGAAGTACGCGCAGAGGGCGTTGTTTCTAACTGATGATATGGTTGAGGATGCAAAGAAGCTACTGAGGTTAATGGGCATACCAGTGGTTCAGGCAATGGCTGATGGTGAGGCTCAGGCAGCTGTAATAGCCAGGGAGGGCAAGGCCTGGGCCGCGGGTAGTCAGGACTATGACTCATTACTGTTCGGAGCACCCAGGTTAGTCAGGAACCTCGCCATAACCGGGCGTAGGAAATTACCGAATAAGGATGAGTACATCGAGATTAAACCCGAGATAATAGAACTCAATGAGGTTCTTAAGGCATTGAAGCTTAAGGACAGGACGCAGTTAATAGACTTGGCAATACTCCTCGGGACCGACCTAAACCCAGATGGCGTGCCAGGCATTGGGCCGCAGAGAGCCCTTAGGCTGATCCAGGAATTTGGCGGCCTTGAGAAGTTACTCCAGGGCCCATTAAAGAATGCGCAATTCCCAACGGACCCACTAAAGATACGTGATTACTTCCTAAATCCGCCATACAACCCGAATTATAAAATAGAATTTGGGCAACCCGATGAGAGAGGGATAGTTGAGTTCCTGGTTCACGAGCATGACTTCAATGAGGAGAGGGTTAGGAATGCAATCGAGAGGCTTAAGAAGGCCATGGGTAAGAGGAGGGAGTCAACCCTTGACTCATTCTTTGGATAA